The Cucurbita pepo subsp. pepo cultivar mu-cu-16 chromosome LG05, ASM280686v2, whole genome shotgun sequence nucleotide sequence AAAGATTTACAATTTAGGAAGAAATCCAGTAATGAATAGTcacaaatcaaatttcattaaaatataacatattcTATCATGATTCTAGCTTCTAGCAATAGACAAGTCCATGATCATGGAGGTAAGAAAAGAATACCTGTGGTGATCGTACGGAACCGCTCCTGACCAGCGGTGTCCCAAATTTGGAGCTTGATCCGTTTACCATCAAGCTCAATGGTTctgattttaaaatcaatactGCAGGAGGGGAAAATGTCCTAGTTAGTTCAGAAGGAAACTTTTTAAGTGCATAAATTCATCCCATAATCCCATAAGAAATGGGAAATACATTCATATAGAAAATTATACACACCCAATGGTAGTAATAAAACTAGTGGTGAAGGAACCATCTGAGAAACGTAAGAGAAGGCAACTCTTACCAACACCTGCAAAAATGACCAACAAAAATGAACAGAACCAAAGGAAATCATTAGGTAATATTGCAATGTGAACCAAATCTGTTAAACAGATACAAAAACAGCACATCGATATAATAGAGATGTTCAAATTTACATCATGGAATACACCAAATCAACCAACACGCGTCCTGAATCAACAAATCAAATTCAGCGTAACTAAAATTATCATCCACACAAACTGAGAGATTCGAGAGAGCAGTCCAGATCCAAGAAAAACAAGCATTCTCAATCAATAATTATCGCGTTTTTCGAATCAACAGACCATTATAGGATAACCTCAAAGAAGAAACTAGAAAATGAGGCTCTATTTGAATCCGAAAAGAAAATCACGCACCGCTATCGCCGATTAACAGAAGCTTTATGAGATAATCATAATCCGCCCTAGCTCTTGCAGGTGGAGCAGCCATAACAATTCCAATCAAATCGATTCAACAGAAATCCCCCTCTGCAATAACCTAGAACacaatgaaacaaaacaacCACAAACTCAACAAACCTCAACGAGAAAGAGACGGAACGGCAGAAAAACCGCAAATGCTAGAGAAATGTACCGATTCCGAGACAGAAAACGAGAGAACAGCCGTCAACCGAGTCACCGTCGAGGCGGTTGCGGTGGCGCGTGGGAGGTTAGAGAAAGATTGACAGCGATTTTAgccaaaaatggaaaaaaaaaaattcgagcGGCTCTCCACCTGTAAAGAGACCTCCTTTTTCTCGGACTTTATTCCCTTTCCCAGGCGGAAGGCTTAAAATGACGGAATTACCCCTTAACCAAATGAAATGgttattaaatttctttgaCCAATCATTTACAGACAGCTGTCTGACGTGTTCCTTAAACTTTCTTTTATGCCACGTGGGTAGCTGGTTTTGTGACCGTGTTGGATTCCCAAGCATTATTGATaccgaaaggaaaaattagTTGTCAATGCGCTGGCCACCTCAGCAAATTGGGTGACGTGGGCTCCTTCCCTaataccaaataaaataacgctagtgtatttatttattccctacattaatattaaaactacaaatatattattttgttttatattctttaaatcattattggaaataaaaaaaaaaaaaaaactagttgTACAttgtcaaaataatttttaaatttttaaataaacgcTATGGTCTCGTGGCTTTGATTTGGCTTCTCCAGAAGGCCTCATAACAATGGAGAgtgtattctttgtttataaacccatgatcattctctaaactagccgatgtgggactttcatcatccaacagaaaTCCTTAATTTTCCTCTGAAGTTGATTGAATCTCTCCTTATCTAATTATAGTTCTGCTTCACATGGATTCCCTACTACTTTTTCCTAATCTTCACTCAAGTTCCTAAACTTCTCACTACAAATTCCTTCATTATCTTGAACGTGACACTAAAGGTTTCAaaatgggttttttcttttctctttcggtACATCGCTCCGTAATCAAAGAGCAAAAGAACCAACAAGTGGGTTGTGGTGACGTCAGAATTTACACCCATTTGTATCTATTTAGTAATAGCCTCCTAGTTTCTCGGATCCGGACTCTCAAAACTATAttcatattcttaaatatatatataaaataaaaataaaaataaaaaaataaaaataaaaataaaaaaataaaaaatgtaatataattAGTATATATAAAAGTGGGGTTGTATGAAGCGTAATTAATTAGTGGCGTTTGAGGGAATTGAAATGGGGAGGCTATTTCTTGTTGAACACGATCCAAGAGAAGGAGTTCTAAAGGCCTGCAAATTTTGCAACACTTACATCGCCTTGCACCAAAACATAACCGAGGACACCTTCGtaatttcccttttcttttattttcttttatttctttatttctttctttttacagTTCTTGAACAACCCCTAACAATGGCtgcctctttcttttccccaTTTTCTCCAGCCTTTCTGGCCATCCTCTCAAGGCTCCATCTTCTCTTCTACGTAACTCACCACTGATTATGCATTAATTCTCATTAATTCTCATTAATCTTACGCTAATCatacttaatattttttattttttatttattcaggGTCAATTTGGTGGAAAATGACGGTGGAGCCAATCAAGATCTTACTTCTCCTGCACTTTTTCTACAGCTTTACTGTGTCAAATGTGGCGCTTTCATTGGATTCCGACAATACGNtttttttttttttttttttttttttttttttttttttttttttttgagtatttattttataatttatctcaattttaaattcatttgttacataattttcaattaaaatggttttaactttttaatctctatatttttttttttcagtacGACAGCACCCGACGTCAAGGATTTAGTTTCCTTTGCCACGAGTAAGGACTATCCCTCGTTGTATATAAGTTTataagttttataaaataagatatacttccgttttttttttaattaaaaaaatattattttaaaaaattatatatataatatatatatatatatatacacgagTCTTGATCAAGATTTAGAATCTTTATTTAACATTCTAcggatttaatatttttttatgcaaaaactaaaattatttattttaaattaatttacgagtaaaaattatttgttaccatcttttaacatattttattcGTACTCAAACCACTCAATATTATTAGCTTATTCAATTTAATCCtgcaatttattattattatttctttttaggaTATTCAACATActaatttttgaattaatttaaattgtaaattatatATAGATCTAAGTTGTATTAAAGGTCGTGAATTATTTATCTTAGGAAGGTGGTCGATATTTTTACAAATGGAGATTAAATGATGAATTACTACAATACGGAGGTTAGTGAATTTAATcttttctagatttttttttttattttttcaagtaTAATTTactaagaaaacaaatataaattttggaacAGGTACATTTCTCAAGGATTGATCAAGAACAACATTGAGGATTGAAGATTTGTTTACTTAAACtgagatttgaaatttgttttgttcttgatcaATGAATTCCATGAATATTTCGCCTCGATCGATCTTGATTTGTTTAACGTAATTCCAACCATAATTATTCTAGAGACGTAAGAACAGAACAAGTCATCAGGTTGATTCCTCGCCGGTAAATTGGTAAATTAAACATATCGATTACATTAATCTCTAGATCTTCGTCTACGCTTACCACAAAACATAGAACCCTAAATTACAGATTCATTCACCGTTTAAGTCGACTTGCTCGGCGACTTTCCTCCCTTTGATGGAGATTTCGGCTCTTTAACAGCCTTATCCGTCTTCTTCGGCAACAGAATCGGATTGATATTTGGAAGAACTCCACCGCTAGCGATAGTTACGCCGGCTAGCAATTTTCCGAGTTCCTCGTCGTTCCTGATCGCCAATAGAACATGCCTAGGAATGATCCTGTTCTTCTTGTTGTCTCTAGCAGCGTTTCCAGCCAATTCAAGAACCTGTAAATCGGAAAAATACAAGATCAGTACAATGGCGATTCAATTGATTAGGATGAAGAGGAATCAGAAATGAACGACTCGTTTACTTCAGCGGCTAGATACTCCATCACGGCGGCCAAGTAGACTGGAGCGCCAGTGCCGACACGTTGAGAGTAGCGCCCTTTCTTCAGATAACGAGCGATACGGCCGACGGGGAATTGAAGACCTGCCTTGACGGATCGAGAAACCGACTTCTTCTTCTCgcctcctcttcttcctccggCGCCTTTCTTTGCCTTTGCGCTAACCTCCATTGGATTGTGGTTGAAGGATTTACGGCGGCTGGAGAACTACTGGTGTTCTAATCGACGGTGGTGTAGAGAATGAGCGGATTTGGTTCGGTTCAACGAGGGAAGTTGTTCGAGGTTTTATACCGCAGCGGGAACCGGCCAATGCGTTGGGCGGATACGAGCTCTACTTGATCGACGGTTGTGAATGATTTCTTTTCGCGATCCGTGGCGTTTTAAGATGGACCAATGAGAAACGAGTATAGAGATTTGAATCCTTTGGGGGTTTTCatcgaaaattttcaaatttcccGCTCAATTTAGAATTTGACGTCTTTCATTATTTGTTAAGGTAATTTCaattgtttctgtttttttattacttaccttattaatgataaaaataaattgattaacTTCTTTAAATAAACACTAATTATGCGACGTTTTTTAAATAGTGTTCTATTGATCGGGTTAATACACGTGTCTGAAAAAACCGAACAACGTATGTATTCATAGCTCTTAGCTCTAGTATATACTTGTCATCGATCAAAAAAGCTCGGCACCACTTAAGAAGACAGAGTAATACGGAAAAacgtataaaaatatacttggTAAGCACTCAAATCATAGGTTATTTGTCATAAATAAGACTCGGTTAACTCCTATGAACTATAAATACACTGAAAAGTCTTACGTTCGGTTTGACTTAACTCAACTGAGTACGTGATATGATTTTCATTATGgaatatgaaataaatgaacTATTCATTCCCGCAACAAA carries:
- the LOC111794511 gene encoding histone H2A-like; the encoded protein is MEVSAKAKKGAGGRRGGEKKKSVSRSVKAGLQFPVGRIARYLKKGRYSQRVGTGAPVYLAAVMEYLAAEVLELAGNAARDNKKNRIIPRHVLLAIRNDEELGKLLAGVTIASGGVLPNINPILLPKKTDKAVKEPKSPSKGGKSPSKST